From Streptomyces yatensis, one genomic window encodes:
- a CDS encoding sarcosine oxidase subunit delta — MLLISCPWCGPRDETEYHYGGQAHVPYPKNPAELTDEEWAAYVFYRDNPKGPFAERWMHGTGCRRWFNVLRDTVSYEVLAAYRLDEPRPDIAQAGGNP; from the coding sequence GTGCTGCTGATCAGTTGCCCATGGTGCGGTCCTCGTGACGAGACCGAATACCACTACGGGGGACAGGCCCATGTCCCCTACCCCAAAAACCCCGCGGAGCTCACCGACGAGGAGTGGGCCGCGTACGTCTTCTACCGCGACAACCCCAAGGGGCCCTTCGCCGAGCGGTGGATGCACGGCACCGGCTGCCGCCGCTGGTTCAACGTCCTGCGCGACACGGTGAGTTACGAGGTGCTGGCCGCCTACCGGCTCGACGAGCCCCGCCCCGACATCGCCCAGGCCGGAGGGAACCCATGA
- a CDS encoding sarcosine oxidase subunit beta family protein encodes MTATPLPEHPDFLWRTPEPRSSYDVVIVGAGGHGLATAYYLARNHGITNVAVLEKGWLAGGNMARNTTIIRSNYLWDESAAIYEHALGLWERLPEELDYDFLFSQRGVLNLAHTLQDVREGVRRVNANRLNGVDAQWLEPDEVAKVCPILNVSPRTRYPVLGATFQPRAGIAKHDHVAWALARRADELGVDLIQGCEVTGFLKDGDRVVGVETSRGRILAGRVGLAAAGHSSVLAERAGVRLPVQSHPLQALVSELHEPVHPTVVMSNHVHVYVSQAHKGELVMGAGVDAYNGYGQRGSFHVIERQMAAAVELFPVFARAHVLRTWGGIVDVTPDASPIIGTTPVENLYVNCGWGTGGFKATPAAGWTFAHTIATGEPHPLNAPFALERFTTGALIDEHGAAAVAH; translated from the coding sequence ATGACCGCCACGCCGCTGCCGGAGCACCCGGACTTCCTCTGGCGCACCCCCGAGCCGCGCTCCTCGTACGACGTCGTCATCGTCGGCGCGGGAGGCCACGGCCTGGCCACCGCCTACTACCTCGCCCGGAACCACGGCATCACCAACGTCGCCGTCCTGGAGAAGGGCTGGCTGGCCGGTGGCAACATGGCACGCAACACCACGATCATCCGCTCGAACTACCTGTGGGACGAGAGCGCGGCGATCTACGAGCACGCGCTGGGGCTGTGGGAGCGGCTTCCGGAGGAGCTGGACTACGACTTCCTGTTCAGCCAGCGCGGCGTCCTCAACCTCGCCCACACCCTCCAGGACGTCCGCGAGGGCGTGCGCCGGGTCAACGCCAACCGTCTCAACGGGGTCGACGCCCAGTGGCTGGAGCCGGACGAGGTCGCCAAGGTCTGCCCCATCCTCAATGTCTCACCCCGCACCCGCTATCCGGTCCTCGGCGCGACCTTCCAGCCGCGGGCCGGTATCGCCAAGCACGACCACGTCGCCTGGGCGCTGGCCCGGCGGGCCGATGAGCTGGGCGTGGATCTGATCCAGGGGTGCGAGGTCACCGGCTTCCTCAAGGACGGCGACCGGGTGGTGGGAGTCGAGACCAGCCGCGGCCGTATCCTCGCCGGCCGGGTGGGTCTCGCGGCCGCCGGGCACAGCAGCGTGCTGGCCGAGCGGGCCGGCGTCCGGCTGCCGGTGCAGTCCCATCCGCTCCAGGCGCTCGTTTCCGAACTGCACGAACCGGTGCACCCCACCGTGGTGATGTCCAACCACGTGCACGTCTACGTGTCCCAGGCGCACAAGGGCGAGCTGGTGATGGGCGCGGGCGTCGACGCCTACAACGGCTACGGGCAGCGCGGCTCGTTCCATGTGATCGAGCGGCAGATGGCCGCCGCCGTCGAGCTGTTCCCCGTCTTCGCCCGTGCGCATGTGCTGCGGACCTGGGGCGGCATCGTCGATGTCACACCGGACGCCTCCCCGATCATCGGCACCACCCCCGTCGAGAACCTCTACGTCAACTGCGGCTGGGGCACCGGCGGGTTCAAGGCCACCCCGGCCGCCGGCTGGACCTTCGCCCACACCATCGCCACCGGCGAGCCGCATCCGCTGAACGCCCCCTTCGCCCTCGAACGGTTTACGACGGGCGCGCTGATCGACGAACACGGCGCCGCGGCCGTGGCCCACTGA